The following coding sequences are from one Gossypium hirsutum isolate 1008001.06 chromosome A12, Gossypium_hirsutum_v2.1, whole genome shotgun sequence window:
- the LOC107933447 gene encoding RINT1-like protein MAG2L translates to MEGWDPQNLILPEVGKLCRSQSEYLDQHFKTQKDVSSSSVSSSSCLLSEWTKRCPDYNNRLLHLRTTLMDRTLSWISSSFRAKASLSNLNLTLSASSQYGTALKRLLGEELRLLALQLHRIHFIRQYVETALRLEALVGDLEDVVFSSGNCRPGNMFAKFSTLLTSQDFGVKEERLLKAIKAMNDIEEIIVNVEKAQQWHHLLKSVDHRVDKTLAVLRPETLAEHRALLASFGWPPKLLASKVESGGLSKLLNPLLLMHGDEKKSYAQSFHVLCALQQLHSRREARKFKTLGQKECEIRLWAIDELVSPLAVRMEYHFVKWAEQPEFMCALVYRVTRDFMEGISDILQPLIDAARLRSYSANEAWVSAMVHILSGFLTKNVFPALAERYKEKDMKLEVISLWLHLVDLIVAFDKQMQSLLRYETCLLFPDAQRRGISVLIVFCDRPDWLKIWAKMELKDGWKKLKAVLKDAKAWQIDDKHRVDFDVSTICETFLLSSREAHKAPFVAESALKLAQEMIDRCQTLPVILARAKFVRSTVARFFWYFSNVLLLHCRNAELSPEEVDGSLLVRACESINAARYVESKLQEWSDDASFLEMKIAENNSNM, encoded by the exons ATGGAAGGATGGGATCCTCAAAATCTAATTCTACCGGAGGTGGGTAAGCTATGTCGATCCCAGTCAGAGTACCTGGACCAACATTTCAAGACCCAGAAGGATGTTTCCTCATCttctgtttcttcttcttcttgtcttTTGTCTGAATGGACCAAACGTTGTCCTGATTACAACAATCGTCTACTACACCTCCGCACCACCCTCATGGATCGCACCCTTTCATGGATCTCTTCTTCTTTTCGAGCTAAAGCTTCGCTTTCTAATCTCAATCTCACGCTCTCCGCTTCCTCTCAGT ATGGGACTGCTTTGAAGAGGCTTTTGGGTGAAGAACTGCGGCTGCTGGCCCTTCAATTGCACCGAATTCACTTCATCCGCCAATATGTTG AAACTGCACTTCGCTTAGAAGCTTTGGTAGGAGACCTCGAGGACGTAGTTTTCTCTTCTGGGAATTGTCGTCCAGGGAATATGTTCGCAAAGTTTTCAACTTTACTGACATCACAA GATTTTGGAGTAAAGGAAGAAAGATTACTAAAAGCCATAAAAGCCATGAATGATATTGAGGAGATAATCGTCAATGTTGAGAAAGCCCAACAATGGCACCATCTTTTAAAGTCAGTTGATCATAGAGTAGATAAAACTTTGGCTGTACTTCGACCAGAAACTCTTGCAGAACATCGTGCTCTTCTTGCTTCTTTTGGGTGGCCTCCAAAACTTCTAGCATCGAAAGTGGAAAGTGGAGGGCTCTCCAAGCTCCTGAACCCACTACTTCTAATGCACGGAGATGAAAAGAAGTCTTATGCTCAAAGTTTTCATGTGCTTTGTGCTTTGCAGCAACTGCATTCGCGTAGAGAAGCTCGAAAGTTTAAAACTTTAGGTCAAAAGGAGTGCGAGATACGACTTTGGGCTATTGATGAACTGGTGTCTCCTTTAGCTGTAAGAATGGAATATCACTTCGTGAAATGGGCTGAGCAGCCTGAGTTTATGTGTGCTCTTGTATATAGAGTTACTAGGGACTTTATGGAAGGAATAAGTGATATTTTGCAGCCTCTGATTGATGCAGCTAGATTAAGGAGCTATAGTGCTAATGAAGCTTGGGTTTCTGCAATGGTGCATATCCTTTCTGGGTTCTTAACAAAAAATGTTTTTCCTGCCTTGGCTGAAAGATACAAGGAGAAAGACATGAAATTAGAAGTTATCTCATTGTGGCTTCATCTAGTTGACCTTATTGTTGCTTTTGATAAACAGATGCAGTCGTTATTGAGATACGAAACTTGTCTCTTGTTTCCAGATGCCCAAAGGAGGGGGATATCCGTGTTGATAGTATTTTGTGATAGACCAGATTGGCTTAAGATTTGGGCAAAGATGGAGCTCAAGGACGGCTGGAAGAAACTAAAAGCAGTACTGAAGGATGCTAAAGCTTGGCAAATTGACGACAAACATAGAGTTGACTTTGATGTTAGTACAATATGCGAAACATTTTTGCTCTCTTCTAGAGAAGCCCATAAAGCTCCATTTGTTGCGGAATCTGCACTTAAACTTGCGCAAGAAATGATTGATAGATGCCAAACTTTACCAGTTATTTTGGCTCGTGCCAAATTTGTTAGATCAACTGTAGCCAGATTCTTCTGGTATTTTTCCAATGTGCTGCTTCTGCATTGCAGAAATGCCGAATTGTCACCTGAAGAGGTTGATGGTAGCTTATTGGTTAGAGCATGTGAATCAATCAATGCTGCTAGATATGTTGAGTCTAAGCTGCAAGAATGGAGTGATGATGCAAGTTTTTTGGAGATGAAAATTGCCGAAAACAATTCTAACATGTAG